Part of the Salinimonas iocasae genome, CGATAGCCATAATAACCACCTGAACCATTATCGCCCATCGAACCCATGCGACTGGTAACAAAACCTATTTTGCTGCCTTGCGACAGGTTTTTTAATAAACATTGCGTTACCAGTAGCGGCCCCAACGCATTTACTCTGAACTGATAATCAATGGTAGCCGGATCCCAGTCTTCTATAGACTCTTTCCCCAACACGCCGGCATTGTTAATCAGCAGGTCAATGGCTACGCCCTCTAACGGTGCAAGATTCTGAGCAAGCGTCTCAGGATGAGATAAATCCACGCCACTAATAATTCTTGCGTTGAGACTGTTAAGCTCGTCACTACTGTTTCGACACAATGCATAAACGGTATCACCACGTGAAATGCATGCTTTGGTGAGAGCGAGGCCGATTCCACGATTAGCACCGGTAATCACAACATTCATAGCTATGTCTCCACTAGTTGGTTGCCAGTGTGTTTAATAACGCTTTAAGATCTTCAGGCGTATCAATACCCACAGGCGGTGGCGCGCTCGCCACATCCACATGAATTTTATCTCCGTACCACAGCGCTCTGAGCTGTTCCAGCGACTCAGTCTGCTCAAGCGCGGAAGGCGCATAACTGACATACTTTTTTATATACCGGGCGCTATAAGCATATAACCCAATATGACGAAAATATTCGGCAGGGTTTAACGGCTGACTGTTTTCCAGCATGGCAGCTCTGTCATAAGGAATGGCTGAGCGGGAAAAGTAAAGCGCCTCTCCATTTTTATTAACCACAACCTTCACCATATTCGGATTGCTGATCTCCGCTTCATCCATGAATGGCGTTGACAGCGTTGCCATTTCTACCTGTGAATTCTGTTCCAGATTCGTTGCCACCTGCCGAATATTTGTAGCGGGTACAAATGGTTCATCGCCCTGCACATTGACGATAACCGTGTCATCAGCAAGCCCCAGCGACTCAACAACCTCTGCCAGGCGCTCAGTGCCGGAATTATGGTCATCCCTTGTCATACAGACTTCACATTGCGATGCTGCAGCTGTGGCAATGTCCTGGGAATCAGTAGCCAGTATCACCCGCTCGGCACCTGCCTCAAAAGCACGATCGATAACATGTCTGACCATTGGCTTACCATTAATATCAACCAATGGCTTACCGGGAAATCTGCTGGAGCCATATCTGGCAGGTATAATCACTACGAAAGGCATGGTCATTCCTACTGTTGTTGATCCAGCTCTTCACTGGTTAACTGAGTAGCTTCGCTTTCTATAAGTACGGGAATCCCCTCTTTAAGAGGGTAAGCAAGCCGGTCGTAACGGCAAAGCATCGTCGTCTTGTCCTTACCAAGAACGAGCTTGCCCTTACACACCGGACAAGCTAATACATCCAATAGCTTTATGTCGAACGTCATGATCTGGTTCCTTTTGAATGGTTAAGATGTGCAAGCTTTTTATCCAGTTGATGATAAAAAGTGTCGGGCAAAGTGGCAGAAACTTCAAGATACCAGCACTCATCGTGTCCGATATCTTTCACCTTTACCGCATCTT contains:
- the kdsB gene encoding 3-deoxy-manno-octulosonate cytidylyltransferase: MPFVVIIPARYGSSRFPGKPLVDINGKPMVRHVIDRAFEAGAERVILATDSQDIATAAASQCEVCMTRDDHNSGTERLAEVVESLGLADDTVIVNVQGDEPFVPATNIRQVATNLEQNSQVEMATLSTPFMDEAEISNPNMVKVVVNKNGEALYFSRSAIPYDRAAMLENSQPLNPAEYFRHIGLYAYSARYIKKYVSYAPSALEQTESLEQLRALWYGDKIHVDVASAPPPVGIDTPEDLKALLNTLATN
- a CDS encoding SDR family oxidoreductase; the protein is MNVVITGANRGIGLALTKACISRGDTVYALCRNSSDELNSLNARIISGVDLSHPETLAQNLAPLEGVAIDLLINNAGVLGKESIEDWDPATIDYQFRVNALGPLLVTQCLLKNLSQGSKIGFVTSRMGSMGDNGSGGYYGYRMSKAALNAAGVSMAIDLKDQGIPVALLHPGFVQTEMVNNAGNVDADTAAKGLLKRLDELNLENTGSFYHANGDNLPW
- a CDS encoding Trm112 family protein, with amino-acid sequence MTFDIKLLDVLACPVCKGKLVLGKDKTTMLCRYDRLAYPLKEGIPVLIESEATQLTSEELDQQQ